The Capra hircus breed San Clemente chromosome 22, ASM170441v1, whole genome shotgun sequence DNA segment GGGCTTCTATAATTTTCCTGAGTGCTACAACTATGACTTTAAAAGTCCCAACTATACCGGCCAGTGTCCACCAAACATCCGTGCCCAGAATGATCAGCTCAGGTGGCTGTGGGCCCAGAGCTGTGCCCTCTACCCCAGCATCTACCTGCCCGCAGCACTGGAGGGCACGAAGAAGGCACAGATGTACGTGCAGCACCGTGTGGCTGAGGCATTCCGTGTGGTGGCGGGTGCTGGGGACCCCAAGCTGCCGGTGCTGCCCTACATGCAGCTCTTCTACGACATGACTAACCACTTTCTATCTCCGGTGAGTCTCCTGTGACCCCGCCCACCCGGGACCTACCTTGCCAGGCCTTAGTCCAGCACCTGAGGCCACACAGCCCTGGGGCACTTTAGCCTCAGGGCACCTTCAGCCATTCCCTTTCACATGCTTTGAGCACCTCCTGTGTGCCAAGTTCTGTGCTAGGCACAGACAACGTTCTTCAGAAAGAAATTGTCCCTGCCTGCACGGCACTCACAGGCTAGAGGGAGAGCAGGCTTGCCTCTGGCCACCAAGGCTAGAGCAGCCCCCGGTGGGGGTTGTGAATTACTTGTCCCATCCGATAGTGACACAGCAGCCTGCTGTGGGAAGCCAGGGAGGGCCCCCCGCGGAGATCTTCTGTCCTTTTCTCAGGAGGAGCTGGAACACAGCCTGGGGGAGAGTGCAGCCCAGGGTGCAGCGGGAGTGGTGCTCTGGGTGAGCTGGGCGAACACAAGCACCAAGGTGAGCTCGGGCCCAGGAGAGGGGTgagggcggggggggcgggggcgctgCCAGGCTGCCAGGGGAGACCCCAGCCCCCTTTTCACTCCTGCAGCCTCGGCTGGCCAGGAGGCGAGTGCTTCAGTGTCCTGGGTGGACCCATGCATGGCCACGGTGCCCCTAATGCTCCCCTTCCCACCTAGGAATCATGCCAGGCCATCAAGGAGTATGTGGAGACGACACTGGGACCCTCCATCCTGAATGTGACCAGCGGGGCTCGTCTGTGCAGTCAGGTCCTATGCTCCGGCCATGGCCGTTGTGCCCGGCGCCCCAGTTACCCCAAGGCCCGTCTCATCCTCAACTCCACCAGTTTTTCCATCAAGCCTACGCCTGGTGGTGGGCCCCTGACCCTACAAGGTGACCTCTCACTCGGGGATCGGTTGCGGATGGCAGTGGAGTTCGAATGTCGCTGCTACCGTGGGTGGAGGGGGACCCGGTGTGAGCAGTGGGGCCTGTGGTGACTGGCATGGACACACACTGAGTACCTGATGCAAGCTGGGCCTGGCTAGGGCTTTCCCAAGTCCAGGCAGTCACAGGAGTCATGGTCACAGTCAGAAGTCCACTCAGCCAGTGTCATGAGCATATACCAGTGCACGCACACCTGCTTACCGACCAAGATAGCTGCATAAGCAGTTAGAGCCCTGGGCATCCACCCGACAGAGTCAAAAACACTTCCTCTGGAGACACTGAGTCAGTCTTCAAACAGAAGCAGTCACAAGCACTGAcattcgggacttccctggccatccagtggttaagactctgagctttcactgcagggggcacaggaggagactaagatcacacatgctaaGCGGTGCGGttaaacaaataacaaataaataaactgacaTTCACTGGGCATCTACTCTTTCCAAGTCCTGTGCCAAGCATTTTAAGTAGGCTAACTTAACTGTGCAATCCTAACACGACgctgtgaggaaactgaggcacacttTCGCCAAGGTTGCACAGCCAGAAAACAGAGCAGCTGAGATTCAAGCCCGGGCTGCCTGGCCAGAGAGGTACAACCTTTTGGCTCCTACTGATAAGTCGATGGTAACCAGCTCTGCACTGCACTCTGAATCCGTTCAGAGGTAGCAGCCTCGCAAATAAAACAGGATTCTAACTTCAAAAGCTGTTTGTTGAGGCCCTAAAACTTCCAGGCGCTGATATCCAGAGGGTACAGGAAAAGTTCTTTTCTCTCACTCAGATCTGATGTGTTAGAGGGCGGCTGCTTCCCAGTGTGGGGCCCAAATTTGAAGTAGAAGCTCCACCTGATCGTTTTCACGCCGCGCAGGAGGGATAGCGTGATCCCAGACAAAGCTAAACTATGGGCGAGACCTATCTGAGGCTGGGGCGGGGCGAGGACAGAAGCCCAGCCAACCCGAGATGGAATCAGGCTCACAGGGAGCGAGGCCAGGATAAACCAGGTGGGAGGAACAGAGCTAGAGGAGACTCAGTCTGCGTCTGGTCGGTGTTAAGACTCGCCGGGCCGGGGCCTAGGCGGAAGTACAGGGCggccggggcggggcctggcCGCCTGCAAGACCCCGGACTAGGCGGTGTGCCGCGGGTCGGGACAGCTGCAGTTCGTCCGCCCCACCGCTAGGGAGTGAGCGCCGAGAGCCGGAGGGGTCCGAGCCAGAGACAGCGAGATACCGATCCAGGAGAAGCGAGGACGCGGAGCATCCCGGAGCCCGGCAACAACATGTTAGTACTACCCCGTTCCCATGCGCTGCGTTCGTCTTCACTGTCCCCCGCTCTCCCCGTCCGCTCCGCGTGGACAGTTCTCAAGTGACTAGCCGCCCCGCACGCCCTCCTTGCGTCTGTCGTTCCCTCCCAAAGCATGCCGAGCCACACCCGCCCAGAGTCTAGGTTCCgaaacccccacccccagactccACGGTTTGTCACCCACTGGGAGGAAGAGGGAAATCGAGACAGGAGAGACTGCCGCCTCTCTCGGTGGACCCAGGAGCCCCGCCCCGCAGTGGGTGGGGTCGGCATATAAGGGGTTAAGTCTGTGGGGGAAGTCTGGGGTCCTAGGCCCAGGGGGCGGATCCTGGGGCTTCCTCCTCCTGGTCCAGGGGTGCAGCTGCTGCGGAGGTGGCTGATGCAGGTGAGAGGCTTATAGCCCTCTGAGTGTGAGGGAAGGAGTGTGAGGGAAGGGGGCTGCCTGTTAACTGACCAGTGTGCAATTGGCCTCAAGCTCACAGGGTCTtcctggggaggtggggatggggagggagccaGCGCATCCTCTCTGAAGCAGGTGAGTAGAAAGGTGGGGCTCAGAGGCCACCTGTCGCTAGAAATCCCCCAGCATAGACCCTCCTGCCAGCAGAACCTGAGGTGGGATGGGCAAGCAATGGAGTTTGGGGACAGGAGGTCTGAGCCCCCAACCTGCTAGCCGTTAGACACCCCTGTGAGTGTAGGAAGGAAGCTGTGGTTCTTATCTAGAGTGGCTAGGAAACAGACCAGTGGGGAACCAGGCCTGCAGGAGCCACGTTGCTGTATGAGCCAGGCCACTTCTGAGGGGCAGTTGGGTCCATATGCAATCAAAATGTACCGAGCAGGGCCGTTTTGGGGAGGGAGCCATGGACTCTTTCCCCTAGGCAGGGAAAGCAGTCCAGGGAGGGGAAATTTGAGCTTGATG contains these protein-coding regions:
- the HYAL1 gene encoding hyaluronidase-1, which translates into the protein MRPFSPEVSLHLPWAMAAHLLPVCTLFLNLLSMTQGSRDPVVPNQPFTTIWNANTEWCMKKHGVDVDISIFDVVTNPGQTFRGPNMTIFYSSQLGTYPYYTSAGEPVFGGLPQNASLNVHLAHTFQDILAAMPEPHFSGLAVIDWEAWRPRWAFNWDTKDIYRQRSQALVQKQHPDWSASQVEAAAQAQFEGAAEEWMAGTLKLGQALRPQGLWGFYNFPECYNYDFKSPNYTGQCPPNIRAQNDQLRWLWAQSCALYPSIYLPAALEGTKKAQMYVQHRVAEAFRVVAGAGDPKLPVLPYMQLFYDMTNHFLSPEELEHSLGESAAQGAAGVVLWVSWANTSTKESCQAIKEYVETTLGPSILNVTSGARLCSQVLCSGHGRCARRPSYPKARLILNSTSFSIKPTPGGGPLTLQGDLSLGDRLRMAVEFECRCYRGWRGTRCEQWGLW